CCGGTGCCACGCGGAGAACTCCCCCCGCTGCAGCAGGTAGTAGATGGCCGTCCCCGCGGACCTGCGCCCTCGCAGCGTCTGCACCTGGAACGCCGCCCGGTACGTCTCCCGGTAGTAGCCGCCCTCCGGATGGGGCTTGAGGTCCAGCCTCCGCACCAGCTCTTCAACCATGGTGGACCCAGTCTAACGCCACGCCCCCTCAGGGCTTCTTCTTCTGCTGCTGCATCGCGGACGCCACCAGGTTCATCAGCTTCAGCTGCACCGGCGTCAGCCGCCGCAGGTTGCGCATCAGCCGCCGCATCTCCGGCACGTCCTCCTCCGTCCGCGCCCGGGGCTTCTCCTTCGGCGCGGGCGCCGCGAACTCCTCGCCCAGGCCCAGCAGGTCGTGCGGCGGGATGTTCAGGACGACGCACAGACGGCGCAGGTTCTGCACGCTCGGCAGCATGTGGCCGCGCTCCAGCCGGCCATACACCTCCGACGCCATGCCGATGCGGTCCGCCACGTCCGCCTGCGTCAGACCCAGCTTCACCCGAACGTTCCGTGCCGCCGCGCCGAGGATTCCCGCCAGTTCCGTGTCCATGCCCTTCTCAGTCCCGGGTGCGTGGGGCCTCCATGGCACCGGGCGCTGGGCTTAACCCTGAAGGTCGGGTCATGTCACCTTACCTCTGGCGTTTTTTCCGACCCCCTACGCCCTCCCTGGACCGCCCCTCTCAGGGGGTGGGCTCGGGCACGGGCGCGCGCCGGCGCTCGGCCGCGGTGAAGAGCAGGGCCATGGGCAGCCCCAGGAACACCGCGTGCCACACAATCTGGAGGAACTGCGGGACGCTCAGGAACCAGGGGAAGTAGCCGCGCGCCAGCAGCTGGAAGTCCACCAGCCACACGAAGATGCCGAAGAGCATCCCCACCGCGGCCTGGAACTCCCAGCGCCCCCGTCCGTCCACCGGCAGCATCGCGTCCAGCAGCGCGTACACCACGCCCCAGCCCGCCGCGATGACCAGGTGCACCCCCAGCCCCACCGCCACCGCCACCGCCGTGGACACCTGCGGCGTGAAGGCCGGCGGCCCCAGCAACACCGCCGCGCTCATCCGCACCGGCACCAGCGGCCCCTCTCCCGCCGCCACCGCCAACGCCGTCTGCGCCAGCGCCAGCAACACGCCCGCGGCCAGGCCGAACAACAGCCCGTTCGTCAGGGACCAGGGAGTGGGAGTCCTCCGTGCCATGGTGTGTCTCCTCGGGGGTGCGCGGGCGCCGGGAACGGCCCCGTCCCCTCAAGGCTG
The sequence above is drawn from the Corallococcus sp. NCRR genome and encodes:
- a CDS encoding helix-turn-helix domain-containing protein; amino-acid sequence: MDTELAGILGAAARNVRVKLGLTQADVADRIGMASEVYGRLERGHMLPSVQNLRRLCVVLNIPPHDLLGLGEEFAAPAPKEKPRARTEEDVPEMRRLMRNLRRLTPVQLKLMNLVASAMQQQKKKP